The DNA segment acacatttgtatGAATGAAGGGATTACCAAGGATGGCCTGAGTGCTGGCTCTGAATCCCCCAGGGCTGGCAAGGCTTAGAGCATATTTCAAGTTCCAGGCGGCTAATTTTAGGACTGAGGGGAACAGAAAACTAAGGTTTCATTTCCTATCCAGTGCAATGAGGGAAAACCTGAAATGTACTGGGCATCTAGAGGAACTTTCTGTGCCTTGGGAGAAGATTTTTGTCTGCGTTTAGGTTAGCTTCAGCCATGGTGTCTGTCAGCTTTATGAGGATGTTTTGGCTGCTACCAGCCTGGTCCCACATATCCAAAAGGGTGTCTGAGTTCTGGATTTGCTGATAGATCTGAGAGCTGTGGTTGTGGTCGGGCTCAGGCCAGAGCAGTTAGACCAGGGGGCATCTTGTGGAGACACGTACCTAGGTGTCTGCTCTGACTAACAGGTCTGAGTGGTACTAATGTCAAGTACCTAAATAAGGTACTTAAAGTACCTAAATAAGGTacttgacattaaaaaaaaaaaatggttgggagctttttttccctaaattgcAGCCTACACCCTTTTCTCATGGGCAGTGGTGGGAGTTGGCTTTGCTAAGGGAAAACCTCCGAACCACTTGTTGGGTGCAGCATTACACACACAGTTGTGCAGGGAATGGTACTCACCAGAGCACggggaggtggaaaagggaaaaatatttacatgagCTTAGCCAGGGTGTTGGGAAACCCTTCTAACTGGCTGCTGTTTACGTCCCGAGGCCTGTGAAAGAGAATAGGACAGTGATGACATAACTGGGAttgagatttgtttttttctgctgctgttttactgAATTATGGGGGTGAGGAGGCAGCACAGTgatgtgctgctgtgtgctgcgGGCTGGCTCAGCACAGGCTGATCCTTCTGTGCACCCTCCTTGCACATGAAAGGGAAGGGGTGGGTTATGGAGTCAGGTaggagctttatttttttccctgggtgTATCTGAAAGGTAGCACTTAATCCAATAGCTTCACAACTAAAAGCCAGACAGCAGAAAGGACCTGGCCTTATTCCTGCAGAGAGCAGGTTCCGGACCGATTCCCACCtacctctgcttctgcaggatGGCTCCCAGGAAGTCCCTCAGCACCATCCGCTGGTGGTAGCGGCTGTCCATCAGGATGCTGTCGGACTGGCGCCTCGTCAGAAGCTCGGGCACCCGTTCTTCTGGGCTGCCTTCACTGTTCCTGTGATGCGAAGACAAGAGCCGTCTTGGTTTCAGAGGTAGGTTTTAGTCCTTCAGGCTGAGCAGTGCggcaaggagcctgctgggcCTGGGGCTGTTCTGCCTCATTTCAGGAGGAAATTGGGCAGCTGTTTGTTCCCGTGATAGGAGTGGGGTCAGAGCTGGCTTGCATCTGACTAGCTGGTCAAATTTAGTGGCAATAACTGATCTGTCTAGCCACAGCTGCCCAAGGTGTAGCAGAGaggctgtgctcagagcaggcATAACAGCGTAACAGTGGGTGTTTCCTAATGGTGAATGATCAGTGCAGCTATTAATCTGCAAAGACTGTTGCTCGTTGCTAGCATGGTACAGCTTGCAGCTGATCTGACGCTGATAGCCTCCGAGGGATGGATTAATTAGGCCGTTTAATAATTGTTGTCATTAGAGGGATCTTAGAAGTGGGGATATAGGATGCCCTTTGGGgtgtggagcagcaggagatTGCTTCTGttgcagcagaaggcagctgtgcCTGCTACAtgcattaaagaaataaaacaaacacagtacCAAAGCATTGTCTCTGGGACAGCAAACCCCCCAGGGCTTACCTGAGCCGCTTGCCAATGATGGTCTGTAAGAATTTGCGGGCAGAAATCTGCCCCAGGAATTTCCGGTAGTTGTCGGTGAATATGGCATCTGCGTGGCGCTGCATCCTAGGGGTGAAAGACAAGCAGGAGGTGTGCTCACTGAGCTAGCAGGGAGCGTTCTAGGTAAGAAGTGGACGTTTCAGATGTCAAAATACACCAGATGTAACTGCTGAGATCAGGGGGTGTAAACGTACCAAGGGCTTCTTAGTATTGGACTGAGTTAGTGTTGGAGGGTGAAAAGATTTGAGGGATTTGGGGTTCTGAGAGGGAGGcagccagaaaaacaaaatatatctgTTAATCAGTATTTGTACTGAAATGGCTAATGAGAagtgcctgcagagcagcagtgaggtcaaagaagcagcaggaaggagaacCAGGGACTGGTAGAGGGCAGAGTTGCAGCTGGGacactgctgtgctctgtagCACCGCTGTCACCTCCTGAGACAGGGCAACAGGAGCCTCGGACAGTTCTCCAGATACAGAAGCTCCACAGGTAGGAGGAGCACAAGCTGTTTGTATGGCCCCCACTGTTGTAAGGATGAATCCCCTGTACTTAAGATAAGCAACCATCCCTTGTCTCCTGGCAGGGGTGGAAAAGAGAGGCTCTGACAGCCTTCCAGGTGGGTTCGCAGAGCCTGGTGAAAAATGATGCTCCCTGCTGAAGTGCTGGGCTTGCAGCCCTGCCCGTCAGaatgctttgtgctgctgggggagagcaGGAAGCAgctcaggacagcagcagcagtaggagctgcCATGGTCCCAGCCTTCTGCTCCAGTTTCAGGGTTCATCTGCATTCTCCCCCTTGAGCCTGGCCTCTGTGGTGCTGGAGGGACTGAGTGACCTGCTGGTgtgctcctgggctgcaggaaAAGCGTAACCAGCGTCCTCCGTGGCAGTGGGGGTGAGAGGCAAGGTACAAACCTTTTCTCAGTAGGGTCTGTTAACAAACCCTCCTCGTCCTGTTCCTCTGTTGAGGGGTTATGGCCCTGCAGAGGGCCACGGTCCTGTAGCTGGAAGTTCACGGCCTTGCCAGTAACAGGCCCTGGGCTGTacctgcaaaaaataaaaataaaaaggaaaaaggcataTTGCAAAACATGGTCAAATGCTGCTCAGGGTTCTTGGCTGCTCctccttgttctgttttttcctttctctctccctttccatCCCTCCCTCACCACTAACACGAGCTCTGTCTGTCACTCTCCCTCGCCAGAAACTGCCCCGAAGCTGTCCCAGCAGTTAAAGGGCAGTTAGTGAAGCTGCCCCAAACGTGTTTTCCCCTCACTGAGCTCCCAGCAATGTCAAGCAAAACTCCAGTTCTTGTGGTATTGTCATGCCCTGGCTTTGGCACAAGGcctgaagcattttctgtggGGTGTTGTGAATCCACTTTAGAGAACCCTATGGCCAATTTTGTACATCCATCAATTTGTAATAGTGAGAAGTAATATTAACTTCAAACAGTTGgcaatattaatattaaaatattaatatgcaGCTGTTGAGTTCATGTACTGATATATCTGTGGCTCCAATTTCAATGCAGGTAGCCTGCAGGCACAAATTTTAATCAGTGacggtgctggtggtgctggctgctctggagTTTGCCAGATTCCCCTTCATAGGATCCAGCAGTCAATTCCACAACCAACTGTTTGGGCCGAAATATCCCATGTTAGGTGTCTGCCTTCTCTGGAAACCACTCCTAAGCTAGTGGCATTCCCAAAAAAATAAGCCAGGGTAAAGAAAGAGGTTCACCAGAGCACACCCAGTTTATCTGGCTTTTGAAAGGGCTGGCAAACTGAATTTGGCACGTGCTCATTTTGCAGAAGGTCAGAGCTGAGGCAGAGAGTTCCAGCATGGGTGAAGCATTCAGTATCTTACCTGAGAGCTGGgtagagaggagaggagatggagCATGCAACTAAATGCAGGAACAGGAGCAGGGTGGCCTTATCCAGCATCTTCCACCCTCTGGACTCACCTGAAATGCAGAACTGAGTCAGTGGCAGTGTCTGCCTAAAGCAAGCTCCTCACCAGCCCAGCATCGCTGCACAGGACCTTCGCAATCTCCATCTGCAGCTGTCCCCCAGGacctctcctgccctgctgcgTCAAGAGGAGCCCCTTCTCCACCGATCAGAAATGCCTTTGGAGCTCTCAGGACTGTGGTGCAGGTGGGATGGATTTCACCAGCAGTGTGTGTCTGCCCAGAGACAAACACTGCGGTGTTTTGCACCCTGGGGCTGGCTGAAGGGCTGTGCATCCACCATCCCAGATGGATGAGTCAGGGCAGAGAATCACCCGAGGTCGCACACCATCGGGAGCTGAATGCAATGCTTTTGTTACTGGAAGCGAGAGATGGTGGGAGAATATTCCAGTTAACGCTCTTCCTCACTTTTGATCAAAAGCAATTGATCTTCAGCTCAGAAAAGGTTCTTTAAGAAAGTAGAATGTGGATGGAAGTCTTTAAAACATCAAGTTTCCTTGTTCTGCTATGTTATTTTACacaagaaaagagcagaaagatgTTTGATCTCCGTAACAGAAAAACGTTcatttttaaggggaaaaaaagcttccaaaCATTTAACAATActtagttgaaaaaaaaaaaaaaaaagaaagaaagaaaaaaacacccccaCATTTCCAAATGGAAAGGTTTTGGCTGGGCTTCTCATTTCCCCAGGGAACTTCCCAAGCAGTGGATTTTACTGACGGTGGTGGCAGGAGGGGGCCCGTTCTGGTGGAAAACATCGGCAGTGGGGACCGCTTCGCTGCTCGGATGTAGCTGAATGTAGATGACTAATTAAGGGAGAAGGTATAATTAAGGACTTGTGTGGTACCCACGCAAGTGGTGTGATGGTTTGATGTCCCGCATGCCTGGACAGACATGGGCAAGGGGACTACAAATTCGGGTTTCTTGCCACAAGCCCGTGCTCAGCCAGCTCCCTCTCGCCAGCTGCTCGCGCTCTGAGCCCGCTTCCCACCCGTTCCCTGGGAGCTGAGCCAACGATCCCAACCCGAGCAGAGCTGActtctggcagctgcaggaggagctccCCTTCCCTCCGAAACCTGGTCTCCTACAGAGCTGCTCTTGCCCCTCGGAGAGCTGAGGAATGCCCAGAAGCAGCAAAGGAGTGACAGAGGCACACTTACAGAgctcctggtcctgctgctgcttttcctctcttgcATTTGAACTTGAGAAAGCATGCCCCTTTCGTGCCTCTCTCCCCGAAATATCTCTGAGACAAATCCCAAACCAGATCTTGTTCTAGATAAAGGAGATGATCTAAAGCACATGTTACCAGGAGGCCACGGCACCAACATCTGGACAAAGTGCCAACCAGGAGACTTATTCAGCACCAGGAGAAGCCGGTACATGAGCTGTGAAGTGAAATGCCACcaagtgaaaagaaaacctaGCCCAATGTTGGCTGCTTCCCTTTTTAATTCCTAGGATACAGCCCTGATTATCTGAGTGCTGGGTTTTCCTCCAGGAATAAAAAGGTTTTCCTCCTCACATTTTGTCCCTTtgaaatttttcctttctctgcttttagtttttgtgattatttatttatttatttatttattttggttttgcctttCATCTCCTGTCTAGCTTTGTCTTCTATTCCTTTGCTACAGCCTGTTTCTCATCCCTTCAGCTTTTGGGATATTTGTCTCCATTTCTCCCTTGTGAAGGAGCCTAAAATGAAAgtccttctcccctttccagAAGCGCTTGCTGTTTCAGAGAAGAGCCTGGAGAATTTAAGCGTCACCCTGCGTGCAGGCAGCTTGACAGCTCTGCAAAAACCTTGTCACCTTCAAAATTCTCCAGGGGCGAGAGATGCCTTCTTTTCTATTCTGGCagcatgtgaaagaaaatgattaataaTTTCCCGTTAAGATGAAGAGCTCTTACTCCATTCCAGCAGATAAAGCACAGCAGCTTCGTTCCAGCCTGTGCAACGTTAACACGGCAGCGTTTGTGGAAACGACGTTGGAGAGATTGGGTGACTGCCTCTGAAACCTCACCTGAGCGGTCTCAAAAATACCTCTAGAGATGAAATGGAGCTTTTACTGTGCCGGCAGGTTTATGAAGTTCAGACTTTCATACTaggatttctgcttttctcgTGCCCTATTTCAATTTCAGTGGCTTACTCTGCGCCGTTGGGGCTGGCTTCGCGTTACCCGTAACGCAGCTGCCTTTCTCCTCACACTTGGGGATGGTGCAAACACGGTTTTACTGCTGGGTGAGTAAAGCAGCATTCATTTTCCAGGGTAAAAGGAATTTGCATGGGTACAGCAAGTGAGGAAATCTCTGCTTCCTCTAGTAAATGCCTCAGAGTTTTACAAGGCTCACCTACGGCACAGCTCCATTGATCTGCACTTagccacagcccagctcccgTTTCATTCTCTAActtggtacaaaaaaaaaaatcccatttgctACAAAGGGCACTGTATCTGGCAAAGCTAATTACTGATGCCAGCTTTGATTGCATCTCGCTGTAGTTTAATTGCCTCCAGTTTCCAAACAGACATCATCTTGTTAAACCCACGCACAGAGACCCGCTCTTACCGTTCCCTCAGACCACAGCTCGTCCTGGATCGGCTCCTGCCGAGGtgtcccctgctcctcctgcagatACAACTTCTCTGGTGCTGCTTCTGAGAGCCCCGCTGGCTGCGTCCCCTCCACTGCTTCCCGGGCAGGACCCCGCGAAGCTGCTGAGCAGGGACAGGCGGCTGTGCCCCCAGCTGTCCTCTAGCTGCCAGGGAGAGGTGCAGCTCCTCCTTTTATACCTGTGCTCCCTCGGGAGCCCTGTGGTCTCCTACGCGTCAGAGAGGCAATTATCCTCCTGGATTTCAAAGGCTGCGCTGAGCAGCCCCTTTTTTGTGTGAGCAAGGAcgcaggcaggaggctgtggggagggggctgtggcTGTAGTTGAGGGGTGTTTGCGTGTTTTCTCTGCGTTGTTCACAGAGTGAAGAGCAAATAACAACAACGATAATCCGCCGGGGTGAATGACAAATTTGCTTTGCAGGGTAAACTTCTTTCCCTTTGTGGTTGCATTTCTTCCTCCTACCCCACAATAAGGAAGTTAACCATTAATACTTTTTCACGCTGCCTGCTCAGGAGGGTTTATctctttgctattttctttttctttgattatcagtgttttcctccttcccctttgttGCACACACCTGCTAGCGTTAGCGGGGCACTTCATGCTTCAGTCCCTCACAAACATCACAGCTTCGCATCGAGctcacagagcagctggggagccctgctctgctcgTCTGCTCTGGAAAAAGGCAAGGAAGGGTCTCCCCTGGGGTGCTCCGTGCACCAGCAGCTGTTTTCATTCTTGGAACAAGGAACGAAACCCCCCTTTAAAAAGAACACACCGCTGTGATGCCAGGAAGACCGGGACAGTTCAGAGgagttaataaaaaataaaaaatgaggttCCAGCACGAGTTCCACCTGCCAGATTGTTCGCGTTGGTTTTATAATGCCCAGAACTGATGGGGACCCAGAGCTTCCCAGCTCGGGGCTTGCATGACTTGGTGCTGGAGGGAAGTTTCAGCAGGTGAGATGActcagagctgcctgctgcagaatgCCTTCACCTTGCACCAGGGAGCTCATCACAGCTCCAGCTGGCAGAGGCGGGATGCGGGGCAGGACGCTGCATCTGGTGTGTGCAGGGGGCCAGAGCGTTCAGCACGGGTCTCTGCCATTGCTCAGGTGAGGGATCAGCACTGGGATTAGGGCTCGCTTCTTAGCAGAGCAGTGTCCTTCCAAACCGTGTGGCCTTGGCAAGCAGCAAGCCAGCGGTCAGAAAGCCTCGAAGGAGCTCAGCACGCCAAATAACGCCGTGGGATTAAAGAGCAGCCACTCCATGCCTAGGCAGATGTGCACCATCACCTCTGGCTCTGCCTGCTTTGAATGCTCCAGGGGCTCACCCTCCCTTTGGTATCACATCAGTGCTAGGCCACTTCACAgggaaatcaagaaaaaggacTGCATGGCccggagctggagctggagctggccctGAAGTGAGCAGCTGACCAGGGGACTTCTGATATGATCCCGAAACAGCCACGTGAAGAGAgagcaagagctgctgcctgcttcccgGCCGTAAGAAGTGACACCAGCCAGTCAacggggagaggagctgctgtaCAAGCCAGGTGATAGATGTGGCTCATCCTTACTCACAAACCCCAGAGAAGACTATTTCTAGGCAGTACAGAGCAGGCTTTCCAAAACCACTGGTGCACAAGGCTGTGCGCTCTCTGCAACTGGAAAGGgatttttgtctgtatttttgaaacaatCTGTTCATGTTCTCTCATGTGTGAGGCTGGCTGCATCAATTTTTCAGCATGACTTATTTTTCTGCCAGTCTTGGTGCTACACTGGCTGAACAGATGAATCAGACCACGTTGTTAAACCAGTTGAGAGCCAATGCTATTGCAAGATATTATCCTATAGCTTGTTTTTGAGCTAATTCTCTATCTGCCTGGCCCGTTGCCTTACACAGAGCTGCTCTAAGACCCGGGGCAATCTCTCTCAGATCAAGAGGAATCGGTCTATAATTGATTTGTTTatagctgcctgctgcccagctTGGATTATgagggctgtgctctgcatttGTATCTCCAGTGAGCTGCTGTCAAAGAATGCTATGTAAAACCCCATGGTCCTAGGGGTTTCCTTGTTCTGCCCGGGCTGGGTTCCTGTCGTGCACAGCTGGACCAAGGAGACCTACACGACAAAAAGCTCTCTTTGTGACCAGATTAATTGTGGGAGGCAGCAGAACTTTCTGAAACCCCTTCAGGCTCCATCGGGTGGATACTGCTTAGGAGTTCTTAAATAGCATAAAAagagcagcttttctttccacagaatTTTGCTGTTCTAGCTTTAGTCGTAGCCTTGGTGTCTTCCCAGGGCTGATAGGGGTCAGTTCTGGAGCTCCTCCACCAGGCTCCTTCAGCTTTCTCTTGGCTAGCGAGGCCgctcctggggcagcagcagtggctgtcATCCCCCTGCTGCCGGCAGCTTGAGTCCTGCCACGGGGGCTCCGGCTGCTGACAGCTCAGGACGAAGCTGCTACAGGCTGCGATAGGATCCAGTGCTGTTTGGGGACAGTTCTGCACCCATCTGTTTCCTAATAGGGTGGTCACCCAGGTGGATCCGTGCCCCGTGCAGGTACACGTGCAAGCAGCGTGAAAGCTCTCTTCATGGGAGCTTCACTTTAGGACTAGCAGCAATTATAATTTGGCACAACAAACGACAAATCTGCCTTGTAAAGGGAGCAAACGGCTTTTTCCCTTTAGGGCATCTCTTGATTTGTTCCTAGAACCTTCCAGCTCTTCCgcacctctccttcctcctgcgGCTGGTTCTGTGGGCATTCTGCTGGCCCCCAGAACACAGGGTATGTGACTTTGGGATTGCCCCCACAGGTCATCACTTGGGGTCAGCAATGCCCACTGGATAGCTCTCTATTTGCCTAAGCCTACATCATTGCTGTCTGTGGCCATATACAGGCCACCACAGGTACCTtctccagctggagctgctgcattTTGGAGTCACGTGCGCGTAGACCAAACCTCCCTGGGTGAAGCACACACCAGGTAGGGTTATATTTCACTGCTGGTCCTTCACTGATGAAGGACATGGTGTTAGGATCCTGCAGCAATTTCCCAGGTATTGATTTCCTCTTAGCTTTACCTCCTCTAGTCCCTGTgccatgctttaaaaaatcGCCCCTGTCTATTCCAGGTGCAGAACGGGTAGCTCCAGATAAGCTGAGCAGCGTGTGAAATGGGCCTGCTCACCCTGGGAGGCTGAAACTAATGACAGGAAGAAGTAACCCATCAAATGACAAAAACATCGCTTCCTATTCTCAGCTGTCAAGAGCTTTTCTGCGCTCCTCCAGAATGTCACAGACGGGGACTGTTGGCCTCCAGTTTCTCTAAGCCCCACAACTGTTTCCTGTGGGTTTCTTTTACTCGAGAGATGTGGTGGTGGCCCACTTATCACAAGCGTCCTAATGGTACATTAAACAGAACTGACTAAGAAGATTAGgagctttattttctgcctaAGTTTGCCACCTTAGAGATAGGCTGGGGCATATCTGAGTTCAAATTTCTTATCCCGCATAGCAGACTGATGacatattataaataaattgaCCGTTACTACATTGTCTGTTGCTGGTACATACccagtatttttaattccaaaggTTTTTTGCAAAGATGCAATAATTTCtgtggaaagcaaacaaaatgagaCGAAACGAGAAAGACAA comes from the Aythya fuligula isolate bAytFul2 chromosome 16, bAytFul2.pri, whole genome shotgun sequence genome and includes:
- the GHRH gene encoding somatoliberin — protein: MLDKATLLLFLHLVACSISSPLYPALRYSPGPVTGKAVNFQLQDRGPLQGHNPSTEEQDEEGLLTDPTEKRMQRHADAIFTDNYRKFLGQISARKFLQTIIGKRLRNSEGSPEERVPELLTRRQSDSILMDSRYHQRMVLRDFLGAILQKQRPRDVNSSQLEGFPNTLAKLM